One window of Acidobacteriota bacterium genomic DNA carries:
- a CDS encoding long-chain fatty acid--CoA ligase has protein sequence MNLSLLLSRAARAHPDRPALVQGDRILNYEEFNRRTGRLAGALKVLGVRMGDRVAILQHNGPPFLETLFALFRLGAVAVPINVRLHPREVRYILEQSQTAAVIHGDFINPRISQARRETSVRHWISTGERASTDTLGYEDLLAQTAELPDDVELEENALAWLFYTSGTTGKPKGAMLSHRNLLAMTMSFFADHYVPDETDVALHAAPLSHGSGLYALPLVARGVTNILHDSVGFSPALVFEEITRWKVTLIPFLAPTQVKRLAEESVGPSHDLSSLRAIAWGGAPMYVEDARRAVARFGPILTELYGLGESPMTITALSRRAMGAELEKAPALLTAGLPRTDVEVRVVDGAGQPLPAGSAGEVLVRGGVVMKGYWNNPQATAETLRGGWLHTGDIGYLDERGYLFLVDRKNDMILSGGSNIYPREVEEALMEHPQVAEVAVFGVSDPEWGESVKAAVRPRNPQAPPPAAELIAFCRERIASFKKPRWVVFVNEIPKNAYGKTLRRELRERFGSAD, from the coding sequence ATGAATCTCTCCCTCTTGTTGAGCCGCGCCGCCCGGGCCCACCCGGACAGGCCGGCTTTGGTTCAGGGTGACAGAATCCTGAATTACGAGGAGTTCAACCGGCGGACGGGCCGATTGGCCGGCGCCTTGAAAGTCCTGGGCGTCCGGATGGGAGACCGCGTAGCCATCCTCCAGCACAACGGGCCTCCCTTTCTGGAGACCCTGTTCGCTCTTTTCCGCCTGGGGGCCGTGGCCGTCCCCATCAACGTCAGGCTCCATCCGCGCGAGGTTCGTTACATCCTGGAGCAGAGCCAGACCGCAGCCGTGATCCATGGAGACTTTATCAACCCCCGCATTTCGCAAGCCCGCCGGGAAACCTCGGTTCGTCACTGGATCAGTACCGGCGAGCGTGCTTCCACGGACACCCTCGGCTACGAGGATCTGCTGGCTCAGACTGCCGAACTCCCGGACGATGTCGAGCTGGAGGAGAACGCTCTGGCCTGGCTCTTCTACACTTCCGGCACCACCGGCAAGCCCAAGGGAGCCATGCTCTCCCACCGCAACCTGCTGGCCATGACCATGAGCTTCTTCGCCGACCACTACGTCCCCGACGAGACCGACGTGGCGCTCCATGCGGCTCCTCTCTCTCACGGCAGCGGCCTCTATGCGCTTCCACTGGTGGCCCGGGGCGTCACCAACATTCTTCACGATTCGGTGGGGTTCAGCCCTGCCCTGGTGTTCGAGGAGATCACCCGCTGGAAGGTCACCCTCATTCCCTTTCTGGCCCCCACTCAGGTCAAACGACTGGCGGAGGAGTCGGTCGGCCCCAGCCACGACCTTTCCAGCCTGCGGGCCATTGCCTGGGGCGGAGCCCCCATGTACGTGGAAGACGCCCGACGGGCTGTCGCCCGCTTCGGGCCCATCCTGACCGAGCTCTACGGACTGGGAGAGTCTCCCATGACCATCACCGCCCTCAGCCGACGGGCCATGGGGGCGGAACTGGAGAAGGCGCCGGCGCTGCTCACCGCGGGATTGCCGCGCACCGACGTGGAAGTCCGCGTTGTGGACGGCGCCGGCCAACCGCTGCCCGCGGGAAGCGCCGGCGAGGTCCTGGTGCGGGGCGGCGTGGTCATGAAGGGTTACTGGAACAATCCTCAGGCCACCGCCGAGACCTTGCGCGGGGGGTGGCTGCACACCGGGGACATCGGCTACCTGGATGAACGGGGATATCTCTTCCTGGTGGACCGCAAAAACGACATGATCCTCTCCGGGGGGTCCAACATCTACCCGCGAGAGGTCGAAGAAGCCCTGATGGAACACCCTCAGGTGGCCGAGGTGGCCGTGTTCGGCGTGTCCGATCCGGAATGGGGAGAATCGGTGAAAGCAGCCGTCAGGCCGCGCAACCCGCAAGCCCCGCCCCCGGCCGCTGAACTGATTGCCTTCTGCCGGGAGCGCATCGCCAGCTTCAAGAAGCCGAGATGGGTGGTCTTCGTGAATGAAATTCCCAAGAACGCCTACGGGAAAACGCTACGGCGGGAACTGCGGGAACGCTTCGGCTCCGCGGATTGA
- a CDS encoding hydantoinase/oxoprolinase family protein yields the protein MKPIGPIRLGADVGGTFTDVVLADAGGNVWTAKVPSTPPDFETAVLNGISQLLQTTAASGSEVAEVVHGTTVATNAILERRGALTALITTRGFRDVLELRRIRAPQMYDLFFQKPPELVERYLRYELGERLSARGEVLAEVDPNDLNRIARSLKAEKVESVAVCLLHAYAWPEHENLVGEFLRRQLPEVQLSLSSEVLRERKEYERTATTVVNAYVRPVMRGYLAAMRSGLEDLDIHSPLLIMQSAGGLTPEEEAARRPVYMLESGPAAGVLASQATARHLGLENVITLDMGGTTAKASLIEEGRVRYSPEYEVGASLSAGNRLTGGGGELIRAPSIDLAEVGSGGGSIAYLDGAGGVRVGPRSAGAIPGPACYSRGGEEPTVTDANVVLGYIRPGRLANGDIAIDPDAAASAVRDGIATPLGMDLLQAAEGIHRIANARTMRALRAVSTERGRDPREFVLMAFGGSGPVHAAGLARELHIRKVIVPPLPGLFSALGLLASGVEHHDVRSCLLLAADAEAASLEDIRQELRQKMLARFEAEGYAPSRITLSWSADLRFQGQASEIRLELPGDALDGPGIQALNEDFEAEHERLYGHRSDPENPTEIIAVRLVGQVAAPGREAGFIPRASALATQSRRQAYFGADGGLIDTPVVARSDLSGTVRGPLLIDEYDSTIVVPPFMSVRRDEHGNVVMEVEDE from the coding sequence ATGAAACCGATAGGGCCGATCCGGCTGGGGGCCGACGTCGGGGGGACTTTTACCGACGTGGTCCTGGCCGACGCCGGGGGAAACGTCTGGACCGCCAAGGTCCCCTCGACGCCCCCCGACTTCGAAACCGCCGTGCTCAACGGTATCTCGCAGTTGCTCCAAACCACCGCGGCTTCCGGGTCGGAGGTGGCCGAAGTGGTTCACGGAACCACCGTGGCCACCAACGCCATCCTGGAGCGCCGCGGGGCGCTGACGGCCCTGATCACCACGCGGGGGTTCCGGGACGTGCTGGAGCTGCGCCGCATCCGGGCCCCCCAGATGTATGACCTCTTTTTCCAGAAACCTCCCGAGCTGGTGGAGCGCTATCTGAGGTACGAGCTGGGGGAGCGCCTTTCGGCCAGGGGCGAGGTTCTGGCCGAGGTGGACCCGAACGACCTGAACCGCATCGCCCGCAGCTTGAAGGCAGAGAAGGTCGAATCGGTAGCCGTGTGCCTGCTGCACGCCTACGCCTGGCCCGAGCACGAAAACCTGGTGGGAGAATTTCTGCGCCGGCAACTGCCCGAGGTTCAGCTCTCACTCTCCTCGGAGGTGCTTCGCGAACGCAAGGAATACGAACGCACCGCCACCACCGTGGTCAATGCCTACGTGCGGCCGGTCATGCGCGGCTACCTGGCGGCCATGAGGTCTGGATTGGAAGACCTGGACATCCATTCGCCCCTGCTGATCATGCAGTCGGCCGGGGGGTTGACCCCGGAAGAGGAGGCGGCCCGCCGTCCCGTCTACATGCTGGAATCGGGCCCGGCCGCCGGGGTGCTGGCCTCCCAGGCCACGGCGCGCCACCTGGGCCTGGAGAACGTCATTACGCTGGATATGGGGGGAACCACCGCCAAGGCCTCCCTGATCGAGGAGGGCCGGGTGCGCTACAGCCCCGAATACGAGGTCGGCGCCTCCCTCTCGGCGGGCAACCGCCTGACGGGCGGAGGCGGCGAGCTCATTCGGGCTCCCAGCATCGACCTCGCCGAAGTGGGCTCCGGCGGGGGCAGCATCGCCTATCTGGACGGAGCCGGCGGGGTCCGGGTGGGTCCGCGCAGCGCCGGGGCCATCCCCGGACCTGCCTGCTATTCCCGCGGCGGGGAGGAACCGACCGTCACCGACGCCAACGTGGTGCTGGGGTACATCCGTCCCGGCCGACTGGCCAACGGGGACATCGCCATCGACCCGGATGCCGCCGCCAGCGCCGTTCGGGACGGGATCGCCACCCCTCTGGGAATGGATTTGCTGCAAGCGGCCGAGGGCATCCACCGGATTGCCAACGCCAGGACCATGCGGGCCCTGCGGGCCGTCTCCACCGAGCGGGGCCGGGACCCGCGAGAGTTCGTGTTGATGGCCTTCGGCGGATCCGGCCCCGTCCATGCGGCCGGTCTGGCCCGGGAGCTGCACATCCGCAAGGTCATCGTTCCACCCCTGCCGGGCCTGTTCAGCGCTCTGGGCCTGCTGGCATCGGGAGTGGAGCACCACGACGTCAGGAGCTGCCTGCTTCTCGCCGCCGACGCCGAGGCGGCAAGCCTGGAGGACATTCGGCAGGAGCTGAGGCAGAAGATGCTGGCCCGCTTCGAAGCCGAGGGCTACGCTCCCTCCCGGATCACCTTGAGCTGGAGCGCCGACCTGCGCTTTCAGGGACAGGCCTCCGAAATCCGCCTGGAGCTTCCGGGCGACGCCCTGGACGGACCCGGGATCCAGGCCTTGAACGAGGACTTCGAAGCCGAACACGAGCGGCTTTACGGCCACCGGTCGGACCCCGAAAACCCCACTGAAATCATTGCCGTGCGCCTGGTGGGGCAGGTGGCCGCCCCCGGGCGGGAGGCGGGGTTCATACCTAGGGCCTCCGCCCTTGCGACCCAGTCCCGCCGGCAGGCCTATTTCGGCGCCGACGGCGGCCTCATCGACACTCCGGTGGTGGCCCGCTCGGACCTTTCCGGAACCGTCAGGGGACCCCTGTTGATCGACGAATACGACTCCACCATCGTCGTCCCCCCCTTCATGTCGGTCCGGCGGGACGAACACGGGAACGTGGTCATGGAGGTGGAGGATGAGTAA
- a CDS encoding hydantoinase B/oxoprolinase family protein: MSKADITAGNGSGGEASVDPITREIIQNALASAADEMALALYRTAYSTIVRDCLDYSTSLCNAEGEMIAQGVTTPLHLGTVPYAMETLFRKYGENMCPGDVFILNDPFDGGMHIPDIFIVKPIFWKDRLAAFAVSTAHHLDLGGRLPGSSACDNTEIFQDGLRIPWLKLYRRGEPDEALFALLRTNVRVPRMTIGDVQAQIAACHIGERGIHELIRRYGLETFTRCASEMIAYTERLLRREIASWPDGRYSFTDHMDSDGVGGPPVPLKVTLTVEGDSLTADFTGSAPQVRGAINCTLSFTASVVALSVRSVMREEVPNTAGLFKPLRIVAPPGTVVHGVMPAASSMRGITGFRLADTMFGALAGILPDRVFAASEGGNTLVIIGGLREQGGRRTPYVYYELLSGTWGGRPDRDGNDGLCNIANVAANIPVEQAECEYPVHIERYGMVTDSGGAGRFRGGLGIEREWRLLEGEAHLAIRSDRRDHPPYGLSGGLSGRGSINELRGKEETRVLPTMISTSIKEGERIYHRQAGGGGWGNPLERSPQAVEQDVRNGKVSLAAARQDYGVAIDEQTGKVDRAATRELRDVGSRR; the protein is encoded by the coding sequence ATGAGTAAGGCCGACATCACGGCCGGTAACGGATCCGGCGGAGAGGCCTCCGTCGATCCCATCACCCGGGAGATCATCCAGAACGCGCTGGCCTCCGCCGCCGACGAGATGGCCCTGGCCCTCTACCGGACCGCCTACTCCACCATCGTCCGCGATTGCCTGGACTACTCGACCTCTCTTTGCAACGCCGAGGGCGAGATGATCGCCCAGGGTGTCACCACCCCCCTGCACCTGGGCACGGTTCCCTACGCCATGGAGACCCTCTTCCGGAAGTATGGAGAGAACATGTGCCCGGGCGACGTCTTCATTCTCAACGACCCCTTCGACGGGGGCATGCACATTCCCGACATCTTCATCGTGAAGCCCATCTTCTGGAAGGACCGCCTGGCGGCCTTTGCCGTGAGCACGGCTCACCATCTCGACCTGGGGGGACGCCTCCCCGGCAGTTCGGCCTGCGACAACACCGAAATCTTTCAGGACGGGCTGCGGATTCCCTGGTTGAAGCTCTACCGTCGCGGAGAGCCCGATGAGGCTCTCTTCGCCCTGCTCAGAACCAACGTGCGGGTGCCGCGCATGACCATCGGGGATGTGCAGGCCCAGATCGCCGCCTGCCACATCGGGGAGAGGGGCATCCACGAGCTCATCCGGCGCTACGGGCTGGAGACCTTCACCCGCTGCGCGTCCGAGATGATCGCCTACACCGAACGGCTGCTTCGGCGGGAAATCGCCTCCTGGCCGGACGGCCGCTACTCCTTTACCGACCACATGGACAGCGACGGCGTGGGCGGACCCCCTGTACCTCTGAAGGTCACCTTGACGGTGGAGGGAGACTCCCTGACCGCCGATTTCACCGGCTCCGCTCCCCAGGTCCGGGGAGCCATCAACTGCACGCTCTCCTTCACCGCCTCGGTGGTGGCCCTCTCCGTCCGTTCGGTCATGCGGGAGGAGGTTCCCAACACCGCCGGACTCTTCAAGCCGCTGCGCATCGTGGCTCCTCCGGGCACAGTGGTGCACGGGGTCATGCCGGCGGCTTCCTCCATGAGGGGAATCACCGGATTCCGCCTGGCCGATACCATGTTCGGCGCCCTGGCCGGCATTCTGCCGGACCGCGTCTTTGCGGCCAGCGAGGGAGGCAACACCCTGGTGATCATCGGCGGCCTGCGGGAACAAGGCGGCCGCCGGACTCCCTATGTCTACTACGAGCTGCTCTCCGGGACCTGGGGAGGCCGTCCCGACCGCGACGGCAACGACGGGTTGTGCAACATCGCCAATGTAGCCGCCAACATTCCGGTGGAACAGGCCGAGTGCGAATACCCCGTCCACATCGAACGCTACGGGATGGTGACCGACAGCGGAGGGGCCGGCCGATTCCGCGGGGGGCTCGGCATCGAGCGGGAATGGCGCCTGCTGGAAGGGGAAGCCCATCTGGCCATCCGCTCCGACCGCAGGGACCATCCCCCCTACGGACTCTCTGGCGGCCTGTCTGGAAGGGGCTCCATCAACGAGCTGCGGGGGAAAGAGGAGACCAGGGTCCTGCCGACCATGATCTCGACTTCGATCAAGGAAGGCGAACGCATCTACCACCGGCAGGCGGGCGGCGGCGGCTGGGGCAACCCGCTGGAGCGGTCCCCCCAGGCGGTTGAGCAAGACGTCAGGAACGGCAAGGTCTCACTGGCAGCCGCCCGGCAGGACTATGGGGTGGCGATCGACGAGCAGACCGGGAAGGTGGACCGGGCTGCCACACGGGAATTGAGGGACGTTGGGAGTCGCCGTTAG
- a CDS encoding type II toxin-antitoxin system Phd/YefM family antitoxin: MQEIQISKFKATCRAVLDRVAKTGKPVLVTRFGKPVARILPPPSNPAGNWLGSMSDSGKIHEDLVAPASDLSDWEAII, encoded by the coding sequence ATGCAGGAAATCCAGATATCCAAATTCAAAGCGACCTGCCGGGCAGTTCTGGACCGCGTAGCCAAGACCGGCAAGCCGGTGCTGGTGACCCGGTTCGGCAAGCCGGTTGCCCGGATCCTTCCTCCCCCTTCCAACCCAGCCGGCAACTGGCTGGGTTCCATGAGTGACAGTGGCAAGATCCACGAGGATCTCGTGGCCCCAGCCTCAGATCTCTCCGATTGGGAAGCCATCATCTAA
- a CDS encoding Gfo/Idh/MocA family oxidoreductase, translating to MTTRDSATNPLRIGLAGYGNWAREAYMPALRADGRGKVVAASAPSQATRQRIREELGSRVRIYPHFEAMLAAGGLDGVLMALPEAVHESSLLAAIGSGIPFFYEPPVSHRRDRIAPVLEALLGATQIQQADLELRFLPVVAAAAQRLAEGAIGEPQTARIRMNGNWNARPGAGLSLPLVLAPWYVDVLDAMLASQPQGVLVQDGRGTEGRMQAYALTQLDYGGVWGTFQANISSVQGPETWVEVQGRDGDLFADLFTGELRLRNRSDPDWRVDRVVSALRPFAGWPGLRECLSDFLDQLEGKPFSGVPAEDMARLHCLGLAAEESIDTLSWAPVRSMDELRRNLR from the coding sequence TTGACGACACGAGACTCAGCCACCAACCCGCTGCGCATCGGCCTCGCCGGTTACGGCAACTGGGCTCGCGAGGCTTACATGCCGGCCCTGCGGGCTGATGGCAGGGGCAAGGTTGTGGCCGCTTCGGCTCCCAGCCAGGCCACCCGGCAGCGTATTCGGGAGGAACTGGGCAGCCGGGTCCGTATCTATCCTCACTTCGAGGCCATGCTGGCCGCCGGCGGTCTGGATGGCGTGCTGATGGCTCTTCCCGAAGCCGTGCACGAGTCGAGCCTGCTGGCTGCGATCGGTTCGGGGATTCCCTTTTTCTACGAGCCTCCCGTGTCGCACCGTCGGGACCGGATCGCTCCGGTACTGGAGGCATTGCTGGGAGCGACCCAGATCCAGCAGGCCGACCTGGAGCTGAGATTTCTTCCGGTGGTGGCCGCAGCCGCCCAAAGGCTGGCCGAGGGCGCCATCGGAGAGCCGCAGACCGCCAGGATCCGGATGAACGGCAACTGGAATGCCCGGCCGGGAGCCGGCCTCAGCCTGCCCCTTGTGCTGGCACCCTGGTATGTGGACGTCCTGGACGCGATGCTGGCTTCTCAACCTCAGGGAGTGCTGGTTCAGGATGGCCGGGGAACCGAAGGTCGCATGCAGGCCTACGCCCTGACCCAGCTGGACTACGGCGGGGTCTGGGGAACCTTTCAAGCCAACATCTCCAGCGTTCAGGGCCCCGAGACCTGGGTCGAGGTCCAGGGGCGGGACGGAGACCTCTTTGCGGATCTCTTCACCGGAGAGTTGAGACTTCGAAATCGGTCCGACCCGGACTGGCGGGTGGATCGAGTGGTCTCGGCTCTGCGGCCCTTTGCCGGATGGCCCGGTTTGCGTGAGTGTTTGTCGGACTTCCTGGACCAACTGGAGGGGAAGCCTTTCTCGGGAGTGCCGGCCGAAGATATGGCCAGGCTGCACTGCCTGGGCTTGGCTGCCGAGGAGTCCATCGACACTTTGTCCTGGGCACCGGTGAGAAGCATGGACGAGTTGCGGCGGAATTTGCGATGA